The following are from one region of the Saimiri boliviensis isolate mSaiBol1 chromosome 18, mSaiBol1.pri, whole genome shotgun sequence genome:
- the LOC104651333 gene encoding keratin-associated protein 19-3, which produces MSYYGSYYGGLGYGCGGFGGLGYGCGCGCGSFRRVGYGCGYGGYGYGSGFGDYGYGSGFGGYRYGCCRPSCYGGYGFSGSY; this is translated from the coding sequence ATGAGTTACTACGGCAGCTACTACGGAGGCCTGGGCTATGGCTGTGGAGGCTTCGGTGGCCTGGGCTATGGCTGTGGCTGTGGATGTGGCAGCTTCCGCAGAGTGGGCTATGGCTGTGGCTATGGAGGCTACGGATATGGCTCTGGCTTTGGAGACTATGGATATGGCTCTGGCTTTGGAGGCTACAGATATGGATGCTGCCGTCCATCATGCTATGGAGGATATGGATTCTCTGGCTCTTACTAA
- the KRTAP19-2 gene encoding keratin-associated protein 19-2 produces MDYGYSCGFGSFHRLGYGYGYGGCKYSCVYRGYGDGCSYPSWYRGYGFTGF; encoded by the coding sequence ATGGACTATGGTTACAGCTGTGGATTTGGCAGTTTTCACAGATTGGGCTATGGCTATGGCTATGGAGGCTGTAAATATAGCTGTGTCTACAGAGGCTATGGAGATGGCTGCTCTTACCCATCATGGTACAGAGGATATGGATTCACTGGCTTCTAA